The Oxyura jamaicensis isolate SHBP4307 breed ruddy duck chromosome 22 unlocalized genomic scaffold, BPBGC_Ojam_1.0 oxy22_random_OJ72079, whole genome shotgun sequence genome segment GCCAGGCCCTGCCTGCGCGCTGTCGCCTGGATCTTCTTCTGCggagaggaaaaaggcaaagaaacgATGGGGGTGGGCCGGTGCCGTGGGCATCGGGTGGGGGAGAGACACCGGCGGGCAGAGCGGGACAGGAGGGATCGCAGAGAGCAGAGAAGGGCAGGAGCGAGGGGAAAGAGAGGAGCACgaggagaggggagagcacGAGGCGGGGAACGGGGCGACGAGGCAGGAcccgcagccccgcagcctcGCCGTGCCCCCTCTCCTGAtgccagccccggggggctcggAGCTGGTGGCCCCCCACGCACCCTGCAGGCGGACAGGTCGGCGGTCTGGAAGTGCTGCAGCGCCTCGTTGAAGGAGATGAGGGGCACGAGCCCGGACTTCCCCGGCAGCCCTGCGGGGAGGCGCGGAGCAGCGTCAGCCCTCCCGGCCGAGCCCTGCCTCGAAGTGGGCGCTGGAGCTGGCTCCTGCCCGAACCCCCCACCCCAGGCGCTTTTGGGATCAGCAGGACCTGGCTGGATCTCCTCCAGCGCCTCCCATTCCTCCCGCGCTCTCCGCACCTCCTCGCTGCTCTCTGCCGAGGGAAACACGCTGGAGGCAAGAACTGGGGAAGGCCGGGGGGGGCTGCTCGCCCCCACAGCCCTCAGCAGGCTCGGAGGTGTCCCCTTACCCCCACCCGGCCCCCAGCGGAGCCCAAGCCCGGTCCTGGGGGCTCGGCAGCTCCACAGGGGATTCCACCACGGGAAGGGAGCGGATGAAGCAGGAAGGGATGGGGGCAGCTTACCGGCGGCCCCCCCGAACGCCTGCAGCAGGCCGGGCTGCCTCGGAGCCGAGATCTAAGCCGGGAAAGAGAGGCAGCGCTCAGCGGGgccgcccctcgccccccgccgccccccgccccccccccctgccgCTCACCCCTGACACCCCGAGGACCGGCGGGGACAGCGGGGGCTCCTCGGGCGGCGCCGGGGGGGGCGCTCATGGCCTGTGGGGGAAAGGCGGCGCCGGtcagcaggggtctgggggacCCCAAAGATCCCTCATGAGCCCCCCAGGGGTCCCCAGTCAGCCCCCCAAAGGGGTCCCCCCCAAGGGGGTCGCCAATGAGCCCCCAAGGGTCCCCAATGATCCCCAATGACCCCCCAAAGGGGTCCCCCTAAGGGATTCCCCAGTGATCCCCCCAAGGGGGTCCCTGTGGGGGTCCCCAAGGTCCCCACTGAGCCCCCTAAGGGGGTCCCCCAAGGGTGCCCAGTGAGCCCCCAGAGGGGTCCCCGATGGCCCCCATTGAATCCTCCAGGGGTCCCCGATGAGCCCCCCAGGGGGGTCCCCAatgcccccagtgccccccccccgtgggCCCCCCAAGGGTTCCCAATGCCCCCCTGGGGTCCCACTGAGCCCCCCCAGGGGGGTCCCCAAGGCTGCCCCTGAGCCCCCCCGAGCCCAGCCCGACCCCCGTagccccgccccctgccccTTTGACCcgcccccccggcagccccccgcccgctgccccccgccccctgACCCCTCGCCCACCGgaagcggcggcggggccgccgggCGCAGCCTAGCTCCGGCGCGGCGCAGTGCGCAGGCGCGGCCGCGCTGCCCGCCGGGAGCTGCAGTCCGTTGacggggggagggaggcgggcggggcggggcgagGGACTACAAC includes the following:
- the LOC118158227 gene encoding myristoylated alanine-rich C-kinase substrate-like gives rise to the protein MSAPPGAARGAPAVPAGPRGVRDLGSEAARPAAGVRGGRREQRGGAESAGGMGGAGGDPARAAGEVRARAPHLLQRGAAALPDRRPVRLQEEDPGDSAQAGPGRSASLPLRPPAAPAAAAGRAGPGSRHGSLWPG